In one window of Brevinematales bacterium DNA:
- a CDS encoding YjbQ family protein, whose product MKSFRKELWFDTGERMELINITPDVESALVESGIREGFCLVNAMHITASVFINDDESGLHADYKDWLEQLAPHTPISRYRHNRTGEDNGDAHLKRQIMGREVVIAVTEGRLDFGPWEQVFYGEFDGRRRKRALVKIIGE is encoded by the coding sequence ATGAAATCGTTCCGCAAGGAATTATGGTTCGACACCGGCGAACGCATGGAACTCATCAATATCACGCCCGACGTCGAATCCGCGCTCGTGGAGAGCGGGATACGCGAGGGGTTTTGTCTTGTCAACGCGATGCATATTACCGCGAGCGTATTTATCAACGACGACGAATCGGGTCTGCACGCCGACTATAAGGATTGGCTCGAACAACTCGCCCCGCACACGCCCATATCGCGGTACCGCCATAACCGGACGGGCGAGGATAACGGCGACGCGCACCTGAAACGCCAGATCATGGGGCGCGAGGTGGTGATCGCGGTGACAGAGGGGCGTCTCGACTTCGGGCCGTGGGAACAGGTATTCTACGGGGAGTTCGACGGGCGCCGCCGGAAACGGGCGCTGGTCAAGATTATCGGGGAATAG